CATCTCAACCAACCTATCACCTTTTATTTTAGTCTCTACCAAACCACCAACTCCAACATTATTTACTCTCAGAATATCCAACACTGCTTcttgcttttcttttttatttaaaccccTGACATTCCAACTTCCAATATTGCAACTATCCATCAACAACTAAAAAAGGGCCCCTCTTCACCTATTTCCTCTCTCTGATTTTCCCCAAGCAATTCAAAAGAATTCCTTAGAACTCGTTGCTTTTCAACTTCTGCTCTTTTAATAGAACCCGATCCCTTGTGTTTAGGGGCCTGCCAAGCAACATTAGGAGCCTTTATAGCTCTTTTTTTCCTTCCCTCTTCAGCATTACTCGCTGCTAAAACAGCAGTTCCAGCCACAACAGTCTCGGCTGCAAGTGCAGCAGATTTTTCACCATTTCCTGCTGCTATAGCAGCAGCTTTATCTACACCAGTAGCTGCGATTTCTTCTGCAATAGTAGCAGAAATCTCCACACCAGCAGCATGTTCTTGGTTCCCTTCTTCCTGGCCCTCAGTCTTTTTATTCCCAGTTGTTATAACTGCAGCCTTCTGTCCTGTTTCCTTATCCAATGGCTTATCTTTTTTCCTGCAATCAGTTATTAAATGACCATACCCCTTGCAATGATTACACTTAACCGACAACCATTCATATTCAATTTCTTGCTCAACTAACTGCCCATATTCATTAACAAACCAGCAAATACGGTCCGGGTTATCGGATATGTCTATTTCAACAAGAACGCGAGCAAATTGGACTTGTGTTCGATCCTTGGTATGTTTGTCCACCATTATCGGCTTCCCCAAAGTACTAACAATAGCACTCAAAGATTTTTTCCCCCAATATTGGAGACCAAGGTTAGGCAACCTAATCCAAAGCGGAACCGATTTCACCAACCTAATCAAATTCAAATTCGCGGACCAAGGTCGAATAATAACAGGTTTCTTATCAAATTGAATCATTCCATTCTCAAGAACCTCATCTCTTGTTGCTTCATCATTGAACTTAACCATAGTGAGCCCCTTAGTCATTCTAGCAACTTGAACAATGCCTAAGTGCCCCCAAATTCTACGCACAAAGCCTTCAAAGACCACAGCCGGGATATTAGCTCCTAAAACCATACAAATTACTGCTGATTTCCAACTTTCCTCTTCTAATTTCAACTCTTCTAAGTCTATGTGAGCTATTTTCCTACCCTCCTTAATCAATGGCTCAGTAAAAGACAATTTAGCATCTGAGTTTAGAACTTTACCTCCTGAAAATTGTTGCCAATGGCTCTGTGAAGCTGATTGGAAGTGATCAACCTCATCAGCCCAGCTTTTCCTAGCTGATTGCAGGGATTCCTCTTCTTCCCGAACTGAGATCTGTTCTAGCTGCAAATCTTGAAGCTCCTGGCTATCGAGAGAACCAGCTACACTCTCCTCCTGTTCCCGACGAAGCTCCGGCGAAATGGCATCACTCACCACCTTCAATCCCGACCGACGACCAGGCTTCTTCTTCCTCGCCATGAGGAACGAGAGAACCTAGGTCAGAAGCGTTTTTCAAACAATTCTACGTTATTCTTTCTAGAAGAGaaatgttttaaattttaattggtAGATGACCGACTTAATAATGTTTCCAATGAGAATAATCTTTTTCTTCAtttatagcttttttttttccaaataaaacacttacaatatTATTGTTAAATTCTTGCCTTGCTTACTTATTAATTCaacatattgttattattatatgacGATCTACTTTCTTGTTCTTTGCTTGCGTGTTACACACACAGCACAAAAACCCTACTTCATATTTATTTAGCTAAATTAATTAGTTGTGTATAACgaaatgaaattattattaagtgGGAACAAGTAGTTTAGCAATATAATCATTTCTGATCTCTATATGTATGTAGTTCGTAGTACTGTCCATATGTCCAAAACTCATGTACGTACATACACCAATTTGGTATACATGCATAAATGGGGAATATCACTTAACGTAGCATTTGAATCAAATATTATAGAAATTAAGATGTAATATTGCCTCAATTGCGACATTTCATAACCTACCCAAACAAGCATTTGCGTCTCCCGTCACATTAATTAATTGGCTTATATATCATTTCAAAACTGACCCTAAAATACCTTTGGGTGCTTCTATAATACACTTCATTTAAATGAGTATAATGATACAATCCCTAAATGTTTTAGtatctataaaaaaatttaagtctAATTTCTTTTCgtatacgttatagttattcaAAACatatcttgtaaaattttaagaaattcggaataatttacaatatagaaatcaTTGTTTAAACCGTCTATTTCAcacacgtataaaataaaaaagtcacgcgtgcaacaaaCTCTTTTAACACTATTTTtgacgtgttaaatttttttggatttcttaaaattttgccaaatatcttaaataaaatatatacgaTCATAGAAAAATTGaaactaagtatttttttatataccgaaataaataaaagtgtatCAATACACTTATTTTAAGGGGGTGTATTGTAAAATTTTCTAATACCCATTTgtttatgtaatttaaaattatatatatatatatatatgatacaaGTATGAGTCCTAAATTTAGTAAGCAAATTTTTATGAATACCATGACCAATATGCattcatatatttatatttatatgtaattaagtaattaaatttgaaattgaaatttaattgagTGCAATTTGATCatgtttataaaattttatctgttgaattttagtataatatggtacaaaattaatttgtattttgatAAAATATAAGGTACTAAATGAATATTATTATAGAAAAAGAGTGTCAAGTTTATATTTTGATAAATCACGATTCACACTTGACGCACTACCATTTTGGCGCAAATTTCTGTATTGTCTTAGGTCCATTTTGGTTAATATTTGGAGGAAATTACAGTCTAtatcctttttatattgtcctcttttatttttaccttcttttttaaggtctatcatttttacttctttttttaaacattgtatcAATTTTGCCTCTGTCAGTTcaaaatactctccatgtgactctcttatgtcaggatattttgggtacaatacatataaaaagaggtatgtttcaaataaatataaaattagaggtaaatttgattaattgattaataaaaaggatatttttcaacttaccccaatATTTGCAATGGATTGGGGAGCATTGTTATGGGCCATAAAGGTACGTAGCATCACTATAAATTGACGTTTTATAATTGATTAcaggt
This Cannabis sativa cultivar Pink pepper isolate KNU-18-1 chromosome 6, ASM2916894v1, whole genome shotgun sequence DNA region includes the following protein-coding sequences:
- the LOC133039399 gene encoding uncharacterized protein LOC133039399, which codes for MARKKKPGRRSGLKVVSDAISPELRREQEESVAGSLDSQELQDLQLEQISVREEEESLQSARKSWADEVDHFQSASQSHWQQFSGGKVLNSDAKLSFTEPLIKEGRKIAHIDLEELKLEEESWKSAVICMVLGANIPAVVFEGFVRRIWGHLGIVQVARMTKGLTMVKFNDEATRDEVLENGMIQFDKKPVIIRPWSANLNLIRLVKSVPLWIRLPNLGLQYWGKKSLSAIVSTLGKPIMVDKHTKDRTQVQFARVLVEIDISDNPDRICWFVNEYGQLVEQEIEYEWLSVKCNHCKGYGHLITDCRKKDKPLDKETGQKAAVITTGNKKTEGQEEGNQEHAAGVEISATIAEEIAATGVDKAAAIAAGNGEKSAALAAETVVAGTAVLAASNAEEGRKKRAIKAPNVAWQAPKHKGSGSIKRAEVEKQRVLRNSFELLGENQREEIGEEGPFFSC